Proteins from a genomic interval of Candidatus Dormiibacterota bacterium:
- a CDS encoding YajQ family cyclic di-GMP-binding protein — protein sequence MAQDFSFDVVSQFDRQELVNAVNQAQREIVTRYDFKDTGASIDLGENEITLNGPSEFKLKAMIDVLQSKLVKRQLSLKILKAGPIETAAKGNVRQTLELQQGIDDELARSLVKQIKQVSPKVQPRIQGDTIRVSSREKDLLQQVIAALKASETQVPLQFINYR from the coding sequence ATGGCTCAGGACTTTTCGTTCGACGTGGTCTCGCAGTTCGACCGGCAGGAGCTGGTCAACGCGGTAAACCAGGCGCAGCGTGAGATCGTGACCCGCTACGACTTCAAGGACACCGGCGCGTCGATCGACCTGGGCGAGAACGAGATCACGCTGAATGGCCCCAGCGAATTCAAGCTGAAGGCTATGATCGATGTGCTGCAGAGCAAGCTGGTCAAGCGTCAGCTCTCACTGAAGATCCTCAAGGCCGGCCCGATCGAGACGGCCGCCAAAGGTAACGTGCGTCAGACGCTCGAGCTGCAGCAGGGCATCGACGATGAGCTGGCGCGCAGCCTGGTCAAGCAGATCAAGCAGGTCTCACCCAAGGTGCAGCCGCGCATCCAGGGCGACACCATCCGGGTGTCGAGCCGCGAGAAGGACCTGCTGCAACAGGTGATCGCGGCCCTCAAAGCGAGCGAGACGCAGGTCCCGCTGCAATTCATCAATTACCGGTGA